In Stomoxys calcitrans chromosome 2, idStoCalc2.1, whole genome shotgun sequence, the following proteins share a genomic window:
- the LOC106081589 gene encoding single-stranded DNA-binding protein, mitochondrial, whose amino-acid sequence MASMLKQSRLLMRPTMLFNSGGSVLHSVSRPYSSEAPARTEKTINTVSLLGRVGADPQLRGNNEHPVVTFSLATHTNYKYENGDWAQRTDWHRVVVFKPNLRESVMQFLKKGQRTMVQGKITYGEITDQQGNPKPSTSIIADDVIFFRENA is encoded by the exons ATGGCTTCCATGTTGAAACAAAGCAGACTCTTG ATGAGACCAACCATGTTATTCAACAGCGGTGGCAGTGTTTTACATTCAGTTAGCCGGCCTTATTCAAGTGAAGCACCGGCCCGTACTGAGAAAA CCATTAACACTGTTTCACTTTTGGGCCGTGTTGGGGCTGATCCACAGCTACGTGGAAACAATGAACATCCAGTAGTAACGTTTTCCTTGGCTACACACACAAACTACAA ATATGAAAATGGAGACTGGGCTCAGCGTACCGACTGGCATCGTGTGGTAGTGTTTAAACCAAACCTGCGCGAATCTGTGATGCAATTTCTAAAGAAGGGCCAACGAACAATGGTGCAAGGAAAAATTACCTATGGCGAAATTACCGATCAACAAGGCAATCCCAAGCCCAGTACCAGCATAATAGCTGATGATGTTATTTTCTTCCGAGAGAATGCCTAA
- the LOC106081587 gene encoding uncharacterized protein LOC106081587 isoform X1 — protein MAGCFNNGIHNPLTFQQLDILADILSREMLSVHQEYCNKTEFVNERLMKATQNEHQIYDVVKLLGKLKLDVERLEVELQCMDGELQSYMKTVDDMHKPNYGYCSYRRETKSERNGFMELMQQTDFKMLEMENFLCEMQAFLKFTGLNKGPYDVIIQILNYHNEVLCSLEKKMDVMLDKILMISTTLQLPPTN, from the exons ATGGCAGGATGTTTCAACAACGGAATTCACAACCCTTTGACATTTCAGCAATTAGATATTTTGGCTGATATATTGAGTCGCGAAATGTTGTCAGTCCATCAAGAGTATTGCAATAAGACAGAATTTGTTAACGAAAGACTAATGAAAGCTACCCAAAATGAACATCAG ATTTATGATGTGGTAAAATTATTGGGAAAACTTAAACTGGATGTCGAGAGATTGGAAGTAGAATTGCAGTGTATGGATGGCGAATTACAAAGCTATATGAAAACAGTTGACGATATGCACAAGCCAAATTATGGTTACTGCAGTTATCGGCGTGAAACTAAATCAGAAAGAAATGGTTTTATGGAGTTGATGCAGCAAACAGATTTTAAAATGttggaaatggaaaattttttatgcgaAATGCAAGCATTTCTGAAGTTCACTGGCCTCAACAAGGGTCCATATGATGTT ATCATTCAAATTTTAAACTATCACAATGAAGTGCTTTGTAGTTTGGAGAAAAAGATGGATGTGATGCTGGATAAGATCCTGATGATATCCACCACATTACAATTACCACCTACAAATTAA
- the LOC106081587 gene encoding uncharacterized protein LOC106081587 isoform X2, with amino-acid sequence MAGCFNNGIHNPLTFQQLDILADILSREMLSVHQEYCNKTEFVNERLMKATQNEHQIYDVVKLLGKLKLDVERLEVELQCMDGELQSYMKTVDDMHKPNYGYCSYRRETKSERNGFMELMQQTDFKMLEMENFLCEMQAFLKFTGLNKGPYDVVSLCNIDHSNFKLSQ; translated from the exons ATGGCAGGATGTTTCAACAACGGAATTCACAACCCTTTGACATTTCAGCAATTAGATATTTTGGCTGATATATTGAGTCGCGAAATGTTGTCAGTCCATCAAGAGTATTGCAATAAGACAGAATTTGTTAACGAAAGACTAATGAAAGCTACCCAAAATGAACATCAG ATTTATGATGTGGTAAAATTATTGGGAAAACTTAAACTGGATGTCGAGAGATTGGAAGTAGAATTGCAGTGTATGGATGGCGAATTACAAAGCTATATGAAAACAGTTGACGATATGCACAAGCCAAATTATGGTTACTGCAGTTATCGGCGTGAAACTAAATCAGAAAGAAATGGTTTTATGGAGTTGATGCAGCAAACAGATTTTAAAATGttggaaatggaaaattttttatgcgaAATGCAAGCATTTCTGAAGTTCACTGGCCTCAACAAGGGTCCATATGATGTTGTAAGTTTATGCAATATAG ATCATTCAAATTTTAAACTATCACAATGA
- the LOC106081605 gene encoding organic cation transporter protein, producing MAVDYVLEDLMGKLGEFGRYQAFQFFLQVLSALTAGLHMLSLVTVQAVPEHRCFIEGVDNTSYSYVPWNSSAILAAIPLKDNGELDSCHMYDATNNTVPCESYVYDRTYYETSRTIDWNFVCDRRWMGSIVQTVFMLGVFTGAVTLGGLADKVGRKTVFCWSALLQLIIGVAVAFIPEYFSYMVARFFLGIFGSAGSYICGFVLTMELVGPSKRTACGITFQAVFAAGIMLVAGWGALIKDRQILQVVYGLHGVLFLAHWWILDESPRWLWMQGRAGEAVDIVAKGLKINGSGIPVDKEYYMQKAKAQQAAEEKSSAGLADLFKTPNLRMKTLNVCVCWFANSLVYYGLSLSAGKLYGNPFLILFIMGLVEYPSYFTIVLVLDRLGRRPITSTLMIAGGICCIVAAFIAQGSTTSTTIVMIGKLFIAGSFAVIYNYSAELFPTVVRNSAMGLGSMCARLSGALTPLITLLDSFDPKIPAVVFGLIALLSGFWVMFLPETMNQPMPESIEDGENFGKGDTWFSQCAGRKPNRNSSYHDDPEQMVPLKTIERK from the exons ATGGCTGTGGATTACGTATTGGAAGATTTAATGGGCAAATTAG GTGAATTTGGACGTTATCAGGCATTCCAATTTTTCCTGCAAGTTCTGTCCGCACTAACGGCTGGTTTGCACATGCTCTCCTTGGTTACAGTGCAAGCAGTTCCCGAACATCGTTGCTTTATCGAAGGAGTAGACAATACCAGCTATTCATACGTACCTTGGAATTCATCAGCAATACTGGCCGCCATACCTCTTAAGGATAATGGTGAACTGGATTCTTGCCACATGTATGATGCTACAAACAATACGGTGCCCTGCGAATCCTATGTCTACGACAGAACGTACTATGAAACGTCGAGGACAATTGACTGGAATTTTGTGTGCGACCGCCGTTGGATGGGAAGCATTGTGCAGACGGTTTTCATGTTGGGTGTTTTCACAGGTGCTGTAACATTGGGCGGTCTGGCCGATAAGGTGGGACGCAAAACCGTCTTCTGTTGGTCTGCCTTGCTGCAGTTGATTATTGGTGTGGCAGTGGCTTTCATTCCAGAGTATTTTTCATATATGGTAGCTCGCTTCTTCTTGGGCATCTTTGGTTCGGCCGGTTCGTATATCTGTGGTTTCGTCTTAACTATGGAGTTGGTGGGACCAAGCAAACGTACTGCCTGTGGCATTACTTTCCAG gCTGTGTTTGCAGCAGGCATCATGCTAGTAGCTGGTTGGGGAGCTTTAATCAAGGATAGACAAATCCTCCAAGTTGTATATGGTCTGCATGGTGTTTTGTTCTTGGCACATTGGTGGATCTTGGACGAGTCGCCTCGCTGGTTGTGGATGCAGGGTCGCGCCGGAGAAGCCGTGGACATAGTCGCCAAAGGTTTAAAAATTAATGGATCTGGCATACCAGTGGACAAAGAGTACTACATGCAAAAGGCTAAAGCTCAGCAGGCCGCCGAGGAAAAATCCAGTGCAGGATTGGCCGACCTATTCAAGACTCCAAATTTGCGCATGAAAACTTTGAATGTCTGTGTCTGCTGGTTTGCCAACTCATTGGTTTACTACGGTCTATCTCTGAGTGCTGGAAAACTGTACGGAAATCCATTTTTGATTCTATTCATCATGGGCCTCGTTGAATATCCGAGCTACTTTACAATTGTGTTGGTACTGGATCGTTTGGGTAGGCGTCCCATCACAAGTACTCTTATGATTGCCGGTGGCATATGTTGCATTGTGGCCGCTTTCATAGCACAGGGCAGCACCACCTCGACCACCATTGTGATGATCGGAAAACTTTTCATTGCTGGTTCGTTTGCGGTAATCTACAACTATTCGGCCGAACTCTTCCCAACGGTTGTGCGTAATTCTGCAATGGGGTTGGGTTCTATGTGTGCACGTTTATCGGGGGCTCTCACGCCACTTATAACACTACTGGACTCCTTCGATCCGAAGATCCCCGCTGTGGTCTTCGGTCTAATAGCCCTTCTCTCCGGATTCTGggtgatgttcttgccagaaaCCATGAATCAACCAATGCCGGAATCCATAGAAGATGGCGAAAACTTTGGCAAAGGCGACACATGGTTTAGCCAGTGTGCCGGTAGAAAACCCAATCGCAATAGCAGCTATCACGATGATCCCGAGCAGATGGTGCCTCTGAAAACCATAGAaagaaaatga
- the LOC106081606 gene encoding protein sarah: MTSTPPKNNCKLKSSHNSSGSASIDKLSPDQDVFINPTDGLPSQHPTLPDGEVDSNSEPEVDPDSFDDLPTSIIVTNIHSEVFTNPQLKQEMEDLFRTFCESATFQWLRSFRRLRVNYDNAIAAANARIKLHQYEFNKKTVITCYFAQPVTPVSNKNLQPPAPVKQFLISPPASPPAGWEPREENEPLVNHDLLAALASLTPGESHELHPQSEDQPAIIVHTAMLPESTADGARPKLPIVQTKCPERA; this comes from the coding sequence ATGACATCTACACCACCAAAGAATAACTGCAAATTGAAATCGAGCCACAACAGCAGCGGTTCAGCTAGCATCGATAAGCTATCTCCGGATCAGGATGTGTTTATTAATCCCACTGACGGTTTACCCAGCCAACACCCGACGCTGCCCGATGGCGAAGTAGATAGCAACAGCGAACCTGAAGTAGATCCCGATTCATTTGATGATTTGCCCACATCCATCATAGTAACTAACATACATTCAGAAGTTTTCACCAATCCCCAGCTGAAGCAGGAAATGGAGGATCTCTTTCGAACATTCTGCGAATCGGCGACGTTTCAATGGCTGCGCAGCTTCAGGCGCCTAAGAGTGAACTACGACAATGCAATTGCCGCTGCAAATGCACGCATCAAACTGCATCAATACGAATTCAACAAGAAGACAGTCATCACTTGTTATTTTGCCCAGCCGGTTACACCTGTATCAAACAAGAATCTACAGCCGCCAGCACCAGTTAAACAGTTCCTAATATCGCCTCCTGCTTCGCCGCCGGCCGGTTGGGAACCCAGGGAAGAGAATGAGCCCTTAGTTAATCATGATCTGTTAGCAGCTTTAGCCAGTCTCACGCCAGGGGAGTCACACGAACTGCATCCGCAAAGTGAGGACCAACCAGCTATAATCGTGCACACAGCAATGTTACCCGAAAGCACTGCAGACGGTGCACGTCCCAAATTGCCAATTGTTCAAACCAAATGCCCAGAAAGGGCGTAA